The DNA segment CGGACGAGCGGAGCAAAGGCACGGCTTGACGCTGCATATTTGATCCCATTAGAGCGCGGTTTGCGTCGTCGTGCTCCAAAAACGGAATAAGCGACGCCGCGACGCCGGCTATCATACCCGAGCAAAGGTCGATGAGCTTGACGTCCTCGCGTTTAGCCAGTATCATCTCGCCGTCTTGTCTAGCCTCGATCAAATCCTCTACGATATAGCCGCTTTCGTCAAGCACCGTAGAAGCCGGAGCGATGACCAAATTTTCCTCTTGAGTCGCCGTTAGATAGACGATCTCGTCCGTTACCTTGCCGTCTATGACTTTTTTATACGGTGCTTCGACGAAGCCGAGATTATTTACCTTTGCGTAAGTAGAAAGAGTGTTGATAAGGCCGATGTTTTGACCCTCCGGAGTCTCTACCGGACAAATTCTGCCGTAGTGAGTCGGGTGAACGTCGCGCACCTCAAAGCCGGCTCTATCTTTAACAAGACCGCCTTCGCCGAGCGCGGAAAGTCTGCGCTTATGCGTAACCTCGCTAAGCGGGTTGGTCTGATCCATAAACTGACTTAGCTGACCGCCGGTGAAAAATTCCATTATCGTCGTGGTTATCATTTTTGGATTAACCAAGTCGTAAGGCATAATTTCCTCGGTATTGCTCAGCGTCGTAAATTTGTCCCTGATGGCTTTTTGCATTTTTACAAAGCCCAAGTGAAGCTCGTTTGCCAAAAGCTCGCCGATAGATCGGATGCGGCGATTGCCCAGGTGATCGCGGTCGTCGATGTGACCTTGTCCGTTTTTGACCTTTATCAAATATTTCGCCGTTTTTATAATGTCTTCATTGGTCAAAACCGTTACGTATTCAGGCACTTCAAGCGCTAGCTTGTGGTTCATTTTCATACGGCCTACGCCTGTCAAATCATATCTTTCAGGGTTAAAAAACAGATCATTTACGAAAGCGCGAGCGGCATCTTTAACTACCGGTTCGCCGGGGCGCATAACTTTATAAATTCTAATCGCGGCAAGATCGTTTTCGTCATCGACGTTTTCGGTTTGACGTAGCAGTTTTAACGTCTCGTTATCTGCGATAAACGAATTTATGATCGCATCGTCCACTCCCGCGGCTAAGTCGTTTGCTATCTCGATGCTCTCCTGATCAGCCAAAATTTTAACCAATTTATTTTCGTCAAGCTGCGCAAGAGTATCGTAAAGCACCTCGCCGCTATTTTTGTCGATAACCGGGTGAGCTAAAAATCTATTTACCAAAATTTCAGTCGGATATTCGACAAATTTGATGCCGTCAGCGATGATCTTATCGGCCTTTTTCTTGGTTAGCCTCTTGCCGGCTTCGTGTAAAACGTTACCTTCTTCGTCTTTTATGTCGTATTCGACCCTGCCTTGATAATCGTCCGGATTAAACGGAGTCAAAAATTTATTATTTTTTATCGTTAATGTTTGAATAGGATAAAATAGCTTAATAATATCTTGTTTTTTATATCCCAGCGCTCTAAATAAGATGGTTACCGGCACCTTTCTGCGCTTATTTATACGCACGCAAAGTACGTCTTTGGTGTCATACTCGAAATATAGCCAGCTACCGCGGTCGGGGATGATTTGAGCCGTATAAATAAGCTTATTTACGACCGTCGGGCTTTCTTCTTCTTTGAAAATAACACCCGGACTTCTGTGTAGTTGATTTACTACCACGCGCTCGACGCCGTTAATAATAAATGAAATCCTATCCGTCATCAAAGGAATTTCGCGAACGAAAATTTCTTGCTCTTTTATATCTTTTATGCCGATCTTCTCGCCTGTTTTTTCGTCTCTTTCGTGAACGATCAGCCTTATTTTCATCTTTAAATTTACCGAATAAGTAAGCCCACGCTCCATACACTCTCTGATCGTGTATTTTGGCTTTCCGATCTCGGAGCTTACGTATTCTAAGCTTAAGCGGTTCTGCGGATCGTGTATAGGAAATATCGATTTAAAAACTTTTTCTATACCGCTTTCGCTTTGATTTTTATCTACGTTTAAAAACTGGTCAAAACTCTTTTTTTGTAATTGTAGCAAGTTAGGAACATCGATCTCTTTGGCAACATTTGAAAAATCAACTCTAAGACGATTTCCTGAGTATAAACTATTTAACATATTCTACCTCATGGCATAAGTTTGAAAGAAAGTAAATAACCGCACGTCTGCGGCATCTTTTTTAAAAATTAAAAAAGGAGGCGACGCCTCCTTTGTAAAAATAAGTAAAAATTATTTAAGTTCGACTTTAGCGCCGGCTTCCTCAAGCTCTTTTTTAGCTGCTTCAGCCTCGTCTTTGCCGATACCTTCTTTGATAACTGAAGGAGTTTGCTCGACTGCGTCTTTAGCCTCTTTAAGACCAAGACCGGTAAGAGCGCGGACGACTTTAATAACATTGATTTTCTTATCTCCGCCATCAACTAGAACAACGTTAAATTCGGTTTTTTCTTCAGCCGCATCGGCTGCGCCGCC comes from the Campylobacter rectus genome and includes:
- the rpoB gene encoding DNA-directed RNA polymerase subunit beta; the protein is MLNSLYSGNRLRVDFSNVAKEIDVPNLLQLQKKSFDQFLNVDKNQSESGIEKVFKSIFPIHDPQNRLSLEYVSSEIGKPKYTIRECMERGLTYSVNLKMKIRLIVHERDEKTGEKIGIKDIKEQEIFVREIPLMTDRISFIINGVERVVVNQLHRSPGVIFKEEESPTVVNKLIYTAQIIPDRGSWLYFEYDTKDVLCVRINKRRKVPVTILFRALGYKKQDIIKLFYPIQTLTIKNNKFLTPFNPDDYQGRVEYDIKDEEGNVLHEAGKRLTKKKADKIIADGIKFVEYPTEILVNRFLAHPVIDKNSGEVLYDTLAQLDENKLVKILADQESIEIANDLAAGVDDAIINSFIADNETLKLLRQTENVDDENDLAAIRIYKVMRPGEPVVKDAARAFVNDLFFNPERYDLTGVGRMKMNHKLALEVPEYVTVLTNEDIIKTAKYLIKVKNGQGHIDDRDHLGNRRIRSIGELLANELHLGFVKMQKAIRDKFTTLSNTEEIMPYDLVNPKMITTTIMEFFTGGQLSQFMDQTNPLSEVTHKRRLSALGEGGLVKDRAGFEVRDVHPTHYGRICPVETPEGQNIGLINTLSTYAKVNNLGFVEAPYKKVIDGKVTDEIVYLTATQEENLVIAPASTVLDESGYIVEDLIEARQDGEMILAKREDVKLIDLCSGMIAGVAASLIPFLEHDDANRALMGSNMQRQAVPLLRSSAPIVGTGMESTVARDAWEAIKARRAGIVEKVDNKNIFILGEDEAGPYIDHYSMEKNLRTNQNTTFSQCPIVKKGESVVAGQIIADGPSMERGELAIGKNALIAFMPWNGYNYEDAIVISEKMIREDAFTSVHIYEKEIEARELKDGVEEITKDIPNIKEEDLLHLDDSGIIKIGTQVKPGMILVGKVSPKGEVKPTPEERLLRAIFGEKAGHVVNKSLYATASMEGVVVDVKIFTKKGHEKDSRSNKVYEEEKAAFEKEHHDRLLMLDREEMLKVGALLCKTPLSSAQTIGKKTYKKGEKIDKEEFENINRFTLSAIVKGFSKDVQRSYDDIKNHFQNEKKKLKEEHDAKMEILEKDDILPSGVVKLVKVYIATKRKLKVGDKMAGRHGNKGIVSNIVPEVDMPYLPSGQPVDIVLNPLGVPSRMNIGQILESHLGLVGYRLGEQINQIFQEKKSEWIKELRVKMIEIASVSKFMSAKKTLGKMSDEQLLEYAKDWANGVKFATPIFEGVKVDELMKLFEMAKVDMDGKTELYDGRTGSKIKERVNVGCMYMLKLHHLVDEKVHARSTGPYSLVTQQPVGGKALFGGQRFGEMEVWALEAYGAAHTLREMLTVKSDDVEGRLSAYKALTRGENVPETGIPETFFVLTNELKSLALDVEIYDEDENNE
- the rplL gene encoding 50S ribosomal protein L7/L12 — protein: MAITKEDVLEFISNLSVLELSELVKEFEEKFGVSAAPVMVAGGAAAGGAADAAEEKTEFNVVLVDGGDKKINVIKVVRALTGLGLKEAKDAVEQTPSVIKEGIGKDEAEAAKKELEEAGAKVELK